Proteins from a single region of Chryseobacterium sp. T16E-39:
- a CDS encoding SusC/RagA family TonB-linked outer membrane protein: MKKLLVLPVLCYCVPIMAQQMFTGSVIDETTRLPVSGATIAIQNSKTVTTTDRYGNFSLTTNDKKINLVILGRGYEEKIIVLKLPLKEPLKINLSEKVAQIDEVVLTTGYQKIPKERSTGSFSSVSNAALNTQVSTNILDRLAATANGIVINKGTSQGGSQIMVRGLSTIQGPKSPLIVVDNFPYDGDISNIDPNIVENITVLKDAAASSIWGARAANGVIVITTKTAKYNQPVTVNFNTYLMTSPKPDFNYLKTMSSSDFIDVEQELFKKNFYNTDINSTSHPVLSPVVDLLNKEKKGLISSEYVRNEIERLKTIDSRDQFRRYMYQPLENRQYSLSMVGGAPQFSWTSSLGYDDNIGNLGEKYERVNLRFQNTWQPLKNLTLNTGIFFIHSATQSGRSAFGSIIMKTNSVPYMEMADAFGNPLAVSKSYEQDYKSALGNGKLLDWNYYPLTDWEHNTAKSKSSEIILNAGLNYKLLKGLDVDIKYQYQRTTGFSNTMYYEGSYFVRDYVNRFTVINSDGSLTYNVPKGAIVDKTNSQLLINNFRGQLNFNRSFGKHQVSAIFGSEVRDSNSQSSNNRYYGYDPNNLSFGMVDLSKRFPIIAGGTAFIDNLNSLRESTNRFVSVYANAAYTYDNRYTVSGSARRDASNLFGLKTNDQWNPFWSAGFSWNVGNEKFYSVSWLPNLKLRGSYGYNGNINPAMVAVTTIALLGVSTYTQEQMARFDNYYNPQLRWETVRMVNAGLDFATKNNRISLSVEYFQKKGENLFGQVPLDYTIGISSLVWNVAGIEGKGVDVELKTININKSFRWLTTINFSTYKDEVTKYYPSSTMARNFVLASVPISGIEGLPVYSMFGYQWAGLDPQTGDPRGYLDGEVSKDYANIMGGDVKDLQYFGSAVPTVYGSFTNTFAYKQLSLDVGITYKLGYYFRKPSINYTSLFREWNGHSDYEQRWQKPGDEAFTNVPSNLYQTNSNRDAFYSGSAALIEKGDHIRLQYINLGYEVSKRQWQSLPLKSLQLFANVSNLGILWQESKSGIDPDFNLGNNTLKPPMTFTLGLKAKF; encoded by the coding sequence ATGAAGAAATTATTAGTGCTTCCTGTCCTATGTTACTGTGTGCCTATAATGGCACAGCAGATGTTTACAGGAAGTGTTATCGACGAAACAACCCGCTTACCTGTATCAGGAGCAACCATCGCTATTCAAAACTCCAAAACGGTTACGACTACGGACAGGTATGGAAATTTCAGTCTTACCACCAATGACAAAAAGATTAATCTTGTGATACTTGGAAGAGGTTATGAAGAAAAGATTATTGTATTAAAGCTTCCTTTGAAAGAACCTTTAAAAATCAATTTATCCGAAAAGGTAGCCCAAATTGATGAAGTGGTACTCACAACAGGGTATCAGAAAATCCCTAAAGAACGTTCCACCGGTTCTTTCTCATCCGTGAGTAATGCAGCTCTAAATACACAGGTTTCCACCAATATCCTTGACCGTTTAGCTGCTACAGCCAATGGAATCGTTATCAATAAAGGAACATCACAAGGAGGCTCACAGATTATGGTCAGAGGATTAAGCACCATTCAAGGACCTAAATCACCTTTGATTGTCGTAGATAACTTTCCTTATGATGGCGATATCAGCAATATCGACCCCAACATTGTTGAAAACATTACAGTCCTTAAAGATGCTGCCGCATCAAGCATCTGGGGAGCAAGAGCCGCCAACGGTGTGATTGTCATCACGACCAAAACAGCAAAATATAATCAGCCTGTGACGGTTAATTTCAACACGTACTTAATGACCAGTCCCAAGCCTGATTTCAATTATCTGAAAACAATGTCAAGTTCTGACTTTATTGATGTGGAACAGGAACTATTCAAGAAGAATTTTTACAACACCGATATCAATTCCACAAGTCATCCTGTATTATCTCCTGTGGTTGACCTTTTGAATAAAGAAAAGAAAGGATTGATTTCATCCGAATATGTACGAAATGAAATAGAGCGTTTGAAAACGATTGATTCCCGTGACCAGTTCAGAAGATATATGTACCAGCCTTTGGAGAACAGACAGTATTCACTGAGTATGGTTGGCGGAGCTCCTCAGTTTTCTTGGACTTCATCTTTAGGGTATGATGACAATATCGGAAATCTCGGAGAAAAATACGAACGTGTTAATCTCCGCTTCCAGAATACCTGGCAACCTCTAAAGAACCTGACTTTAAACACAGGAATCTTCTTTATCCATTCAGCGACCCAAAGCGGGCGCAGTGCTTTTGGAAGCATTATTATGAAAACCAATTCGGTTCCCTATATGGAAATGGCAGACGCATTCGGAAATCCGTTGGCAGTTTCAAAATCGTATGAGCAGGACTATAAATCAGCATTAGGCAACGGAAAATTACTGGACTGGAATTATTATCCGCTTACCGATTGGGAGCACAATACTGCTAAAAGCAAAAGTTCGGAAATCATTCTCAACGCAGGATTGAACTATAAACTACTAAAAGGATTGGATGTTGATATAAAATATCAGTATCAGCGAACCACAGGATTCTCCAATACAATGTATTATGAGGGAAGTTACTTTGTAAGAGATTATGTGAACAGATTCACAGTCATTAATTCCGACGGCAGTCTGACCTACAATGTACCCAAAGGAGCGATAGTAGATAAGACCAACTCGCAATTGCTTATTAACAACTTTAGAGGGCAGTTGAATTTCAATAGAAGCTTTGGCAAACATCAAGTTTCAGCCATTTTTGGAAGTGAAGTAAGGGATTCGAATTCACAGTCGAGCAATAACCGATATTATGGTTATGACCCTAACAACCTTTCCTTTGGAATGGTAGACCTCAGCAAGAGATTCCCAATTATTGCAGGAGGTACAGCCTTTATCGATAATCTGAATTCTTTGAGAGAATCGACCAATCGTTTTGTATCGGTCTATGCCAATGCAGCCTACACCTATGATAACCGATATACCGTATCGGGAAGTGCCCGCCGTGATGCCAGCAACCTATTTGGATTGAAGACCAATGACCAGTGGAATCCTTTCTGGTCGGCAGGATTTTCTTGGAATGTAGGAAATGAAAAGTTCTATTCTGTGAGCTGGCTTCCGAATCTGAAGTTAAGAGGTTCTTATGGTTACAACGGGAATATCAATCCTGCGATGGTTGCCGTAACAACAATTGCATTGTTAGGTGTTTCAACCTACACTCAGGAGCAGATGGCAAGATTTGACAATTACTACAATCCCCAGCTTCGTTGGGAAACGGTCAGAATGGTGAATGCAGGATTGGATTTTGCAACCAAAAATAACCGAATCTCACTTTCAGTGGAGTATTTCCAGAAGAAAGGAGAAAATCTTTTCGGACAGGTTCCGTTGGACTATACCATTGGAATAAGCAGTCTTGTATGGAATGTTGCAGGAATTGAAGGGAAAGGCGTTGATGTGGAACTCAAGACCATTAACATCAATAAATCCTTCAGATGGCTTACCACCATTAACTTCAGTACCTACAAAGATGAAGTGACAAAATATTATCCTAGCAGTACTATGGCAAGGAATTTTGTACTTGCCTCTGTCCCGATTTCAGGAATTGAGGGATTGCCTGTGTATTCGATGTTCGGTTACCAGTGGGCAGGACTAGACCCTCAGACAGGTGATCCAAGAGGTTATCTTGACGGAGAAGTCAGTAAAGATTACGCCAACATAATGGGAGGTGATGTCAAAGACCTGCAGTATTTTGGTTCTGCTGTACCTACTGTTTATGGTTCTTTCACGAATACATTTGCCTATAAACAATTAAGCCTTGATGTCGGAATTACCTATAAGCTGGGTTATTATTTCAGAAAACCATCCATTAATTATACGAGCTTATTCAGAGAATGGAACGGTCACAGCGATTACGAACAAAGATGGCAGAAACCGGGCGATGAAGCTTTTACCAATGTGCCTTCCAATCTCTATCAGACGAATTCCAACAGGGATGCATTCTATTCAGGCTCTGCTGCACTTATTGAAAAAGGCGACCACATCCGTCTGCAGTACATCAATCTCGGATATGAGGTCAGCAAAAGACAATGGCAAAGTTTGCCGCTCAAAAGTCTTCAACTGTTTGCCAATGTGAGCAATCTCGGAATACTCTGGCAAGAGAGCAAAAGTGGAATCGACCCTGATTTCAATTTGGGAAACAACACCTTAAAACCTCCTATGACCTTTACCTTAGGATTAAAAGCTAAATTTTAA